A region from the Pristiophorus japonicus isolate sPriJap1 chromosome 14, sPriJap1.hap1, whole genome shotgun sequence genome encodes:
- the htr1d gene encoding 5-hydroxytryptamine receptor 1D: MDHNNYSAVDSHQSMITNSPENSTAMLISWDEISSQLGLKISLSVVLGIITLATILSNSFVLVTICLTRKLHTPANYLIGSLAVTDLLVAIMVMPISIMYTVIKTWTLGQIMCDIWLSSDITFCTASILHLCVIALDRYWAITDALEYTKRRTPGRAGLMITVVWVISICISIPPLFWRQSKAVDELKECIVNTDQIFYTIYSTFGAFYFPSLLLIILYGRIYLAARSRIQKPPSTFGKRFTTVQLISGSTGSSLCSVGFHSQEILSHSGEHPVYLNHVKVKVSDNVLERKRICAARERKATKTLGIILGAFICCWLPFFVVALVMGICKECWFHPVLFDIFTWLGYLNSLINPVIYTAFNEDFKRAFQKLMRIKRC, encoded by the coding sequence ATGGACCACAATAACTATTCTGCAGTAGATTCCCACCAAAGTATGATAACTAATTCCCCAGAAAATTCCACTGCGATGCTAATCAGTTGGGATGAAATTAGCAGTCAACTGGGGCTGAAGATTTCACTGTCTGTGGTGCTGGGTATCATCACCTTGGCAACCATCCTTTCCAATTCATTTGTGCTGGTCACTATTTGCCTCACGAGGAAGCTCCATACACCTGCCAACTATCTGATTGGGTCTCTGGCTGTGACTGACCTCCTGGTCGCTATTATGGTGATGCCCATCAGTATTATGTATACTGTCATCAAGACGTGGACTTTGGGTCAGATCATGTGTGACATCTGGCTGTCTTCTGACATCACATTTTGTACTGCGTCCATCTTGCACTTGTGTGTAATTGCTCTGGACAGATACTGGGCCATCACCGATGCCTTGGAGTACACAAAGCGCCGCACACCTGGTAGAGCAGGCCTGATGATCACTGTGGTCTGGGTCATCTCAATCTGCATCTCCATACCGCCGCTATTCTGGAGGCAATCTAAAGCTGTTGATGAACTCAAAGAGTGCATAGTCAACACTGACCAGATATTCTACACTATCTACTCCACCTTTGGAGCCTTCTACTTCCCCAGTCTGCTGCTAATTATACTCTACGGCAGGATCTACCTAGCTGCTAGATCAAGGATTCAGAAACCACCCTCAACCTTTGGGAAGCGCTTCACGACTGTCCAGCTGATCAGTGGATCCACCGGATCTTCTCTGTGTTCCGTCGGCTTTCACAGCCAGGAGATCCTCTCTCACTCCGGCGAGCACCCCGTCTACCTGAACCATGTCAAAGTCAAAGTCTCAGACAACGTCCTAGAACGGAAGAGAATCTGTGCAGCCCGGGAGCGCAAGGCCACCAAAACCTTGGGGATCATTCTCGGGGCGTTCATTTGCTGCTGGCTGCCTTTCTTTGTGGTGGCCTTGGTGATGGGCATCTGCAAAGAGTGCTGGTTTCACCCCGTCCTCTTCGACATCTTCACGTGGCTTGGGTATTTAAATTCACTCATCAATCCGGTCATATATACAGCTTTTAACGAGGACTTCAAACGAGCCTTCCAGAAACTCATGCGCATCAAGAGATGTTGA